ACTACGAGACCGACCCCGAGGAGCCCTTCCCGGCGCTCTTCGAGGAGCTGTCCTTCCTCGTGCGCCGCTGCGGCATGACACCCGCCGAGGTGCTCCGCTCGGCCACACTCATCGGTGCCCGCAGCGCGGGAGCCGAGGACGTCATGGGCAGCGTCGAAGCGGGAAAGCTCGCCAACTTCGTTGTCCTGGCGGCCGATCCGCTGCGGGACATCGAGAACCTGCGGAGCGTCACGCTGACCGTCAAACGCGGCCACCGCTTCGAGCGCCGTGCCTTCGACGGCACCGACTCCGGCGCGCGGCGGACCGCCGCCGTCCCGTCCCCCGAGGCCGAAGAGCCCGGACCGACCCACCGCGCCGAGGAGACCCGATGACCACCCTTCCCCTGATCGTCAACGCGCTCGGACAGCTCGACAACCCGAACGCTCCCGGGTCGGCCGAGGCGGCAGCCGAGTTGAACCCGTCCAGCGAGCAACTGACCATCGACGCGCGCACCCTGGCCGACGCCCACGCCTCGGGTCTCACCGCCGTCAACATCACCCTCGGCTACACCATGGGGGACCTGCCCCCGTACGAGCACACGCTGCACGAGATCGACGTCTGGGACGGGATCATCCGCGACCATGCGGCGGACCTCCTCAAGGTCCGTACGGTCGCCGACGTCCACCGCGCCCGGCGGGAAGGGCGGGTCGGTGTCATCTACGGTTTCCAGAACGCGGTCGCCGTCGGGAACGACACGAGCCGCGTCGCCACCTTCGCCGAGCGCGGCGTACGGGTCGTCCAGCTCACGTACAACCAGGCCAACCACATCGGCGACGGCTCGATGGCTCCCGAGAACCGGGGCCTGACCGACTTCGGCCGCGGTCTCGTCGAGGCCCTCGACGAGTACCACCTCATGGTGGACCTCTCCCACAGCGGTGAACGCACCTGCCTGGAGGCCGCCAAGACCGCCCGGCTCCCCGTGTCGATCAACCACACCGGCTGCCGCGCCCTCGCCGACCTGCCCCGCAACAAGACGGACGAGGAACTGCGCCTGGTGGCCTCGCGCGGCGGCTTCGTGGGCATCTACTTCATGCCGTTCCTGAACCCGTCCGGCCACGCGAGCGCCGCCGACGTCGTCGAGCACATCGTCCACGCGGTGAACGTGTGCGGTGAGGACCACGTCGGCATCGGCACCGACGGCACGGTCACCTCCATCGACGACCTCGACGCCTACCGCGCGCACCTCGCCGAACACGTGGCCCTGCGGCGCGAGGCCGGCGTCGGCGCGGCGGGAGAGCGGGACGACACGCTGCCGTTCGTGCTCGACCTCCGCGGAGTCGACCAGTTCCGCGACCTGATCCGCCTCCTGGAGCAGCGGGGTTACAGTTCCGGGCGCATCGAGAAGATCCTCGGCACGAACTTCCTCGACTACGCGGACCGGGTGTGGGCGCCGGAGGCCTCGCGGTAGCCCACGCGCGTTCCGCCCGCACAAGTCCGCTCGCGGGGTGCCCTGTTGTCCTCGCTCCGGGCCTGACTACGGTGACCGGCATGAAGATCAGCGTGGTCGCCGCAGCGCGAGAGGACGACAGCCCGGTGGAGGAACCCCTGAGGGTCGCGACGGT
The window above is part of the Streptomyces sp. NBC_01428 genome. Proteins encoded here:
- a CDS encoding dipeptidase is translated as MTTLPLIVNALGQLDNPNAPGSAEAAAELNPSSEQLTIDARTLADAHASGLTAVNITLGYTMGDLPPYEHTLHEIDVWDGIIRDHAADLLKVRTVADVHRARREGRVGVIYGFQNAVAVGNDTSRVATFAERGVRVVQLTYNQANHIGDGSMAPENRGLTDFGRGLVEALDEYHLMVDLSHSGERTCLEAAKTARLPVSINHTGCRALADLPRNKTDEELRLVASRGGFVGIYFMPFLNPSGHASAADVVEHIVHAVNVCGEDHVGIGTDGTVTSIDDLDAYRAHLAEHVALRREAGVGAAGERDDTLPFVLDLRGVDQFRDLIRLLEQRGYSSGRIEKILGTNFLDYADRVWAPEASR